In Miscanthus floridulus cultivar M001 chromosome 8, ASM1932011v1, whole genome shotgun sequence, the sequence GCCCTTCTGCTTCCctgcttctctctcttctcttcgtTCCGCGCCGAGTGCTCTGCTCTTCCCCTCCCCTTGCTGCCTCTTTTGGAAGAGGACAACCGCAGGTCGCCGGGGCAGTCGCTGGTGCTCCCCGGTCTTAACGCCGCCCTCTAGTCTCCCACCGCcttgcttctctctctctctccctctctcttgctCTGTCTGATCTCTTCCGTAGACCACTCAGAAGGAAAAGGAGCAGGAGTAGATGCGCCTCGCCGATGGCACCCAATGCCCAGCTCTCAGCATCGTCGCCAGGGCCAACCAGGGCGCGCCACCTCGCCCCGTGGACCCCACGTGTCAGTGGCTCTGTCTTCCTCTTCCCCTGTCCATAGACTCGGCTCACATAGGCTAAAGACAGAGAGCGCATGGTTCACCGATCGGTGCATAAGAGCAGCAGCAACAGAGCGCCCACTTGCCTCGGCcagacaggggcaaaatcgcaatTAGGCATAATAAACGAGGGGCAAAAttgcatgggcattcatgtccttttatacaaagtttaacaccgttaggggtggatgacggagcaggggcaaactggtgcttcgtgaatggcacagtaggggtaaattcacaaagtcaaaaaaaaagGGGCAAAATCACAGTTTCGAcacaaaacaagggtacaaacgcaagagcccccTAAAAATATCCTTGATCTATTTTTCGAGGCAGTTGCCTCTAAAATCACATTTCTAGATATGGTTGGAGTTCCCAACCGCCTTTAGAAATAGAGGCAGTTGAAAACACTAGGCCTCTAGAAATCTATTTCTAAGGGCGGGTGGATGCCGGCTCCCAACCATCTAAAGAAATCTATAATTTATCAGGACATATAAGTAGGGATGGTTTTTCTGACTACTTCTATAAACTGATTTTAACCACCTCTAAAAAATGGTTATGTATAGTGTAATATAAGAGTATAATTTTCAATATCAAAACTCAATACACTAAATGTAATCTGCAGCTAAAGTTTGAAATCGGCCTCAAACGTGACTTCGTGACTGCATGAAGTACTTAACTATTCACCTATTCCCTCCTATGGTAAATGTTAGTGTATTCGAAAAATATGTCAAACACATTTATGTGACTCCATTGACTGTGGAACCATGCTTTTACTTATTTATGTGAGTTAGGTCTAAATTGGCACAACTTGTCCTTACTAGGGCTCATCCAAACACCACACCGTAGAGCGTACCGTAGAAAGAGTCATTTTTTCTCTCTTTCCAAAATAAACTAGAAGCTGGTGAAGCCATAACTTTTTTTCTAGCTTCACCCGCTCTAATTCTCCATCTACTTAGCATGGGCGGAAGCCCAAGGAGttcctgttcgcttgttgatttcagccagtccaaaccagccagccaacagtgtttttctctcacaacaaatcagcaccaaccagcccaaaccagtccaaaaaccaaccaacgaacaggccaAGGCTTGCTATTCTTGGTTTAGGTTTGCTAGACTCGCTCTTGAAAAGAGTGCTTTCGATTCTTGGTTTAGGTTTGCTAGAGTCGCTCTTGCGTGAGCAAGCCTCGCCTTGCTAGCCAAGGCAAGAGCCAAAACTACTGTCCGGCCAAAGTAAGGAAAAAGCTTGCTAGCATTGATTCACCTGACAATAACCCGTGATCCCATCCAATTCAATATATGTGGAACCAAACACTCTGTGTAAGGATGACTACCAAAAGGGCCCGTTCACTTAAACTTATCAGTTAACTTATCGGTTaaaatctacaatatttttctctcgtatcAGCTAcaatctacaatatttttctctcacaataaaacagcttcagctagcttatcagccggctttaataacAGCCGAACATGTCACTATCCACAAAACAAGGTTAGACCCTATTTAGAAAGGCTCTAAGCGGTGCGGCTCCTCTAGCTTACATTGTTCATGGCATTGTTCACCAAGATTCTTTTTGGCCCCTTTATTGTTCATGACACTGTTTATGAACACCTTTTTTTTTTGGTACTGAGTGAAAGccgagccaaaaaaaaaaaaaaaaaattgcccaGCTAAACAGTCCCTTACAATCGGAGAGAGGGATTGTTATGAGTTTTGCCCCTCCAACCAACTTCAACTTTAGAGTCATGCATGTGGGATTTATTAACTTAACTTCATGCGATATCATCTCATTGGGTGTTTTGATAATAGATATTATGTATTGGAAAATACACCGTACTATATTAGCTTTAGAGACAAACCGAGAGTATACTAGGAGTATATAGTGAAGAAAATATTCCTGACAAAATACGATATCGATaatgtaaataaataaattaaaatataatttaatTACAAGTGACCAACAACAGGTTAAGAGATGAGTAAAGCACAAATTACATGTGTCTCAGCCATCCAATCACATCACGAATGGCATGCAATCGAACAACATCCAGAACCAAGAGCACAAACAGATCAATGATATCATCAGTAGGCAAAGGGACCATAAAAGTGAGAGGAACCACCAAGGTATTAAATTTAAAGGATATCAAATTGAACAAGGGTGGTAGCAGCGTAGCACCAAGCAAAGCAAATCCAGCGCATGCGTCAAACACCACATGCACGCACCGGCACTCCACACAACACACGGACGGAGGCATCCAGTAGGTAGCTAGTGAGAAAAAAGCACACACGGTACCTGCAGCCTCTCTTCGTTCTCTTGCACACACACTACTCACACACACTAAGGCCTAAGCTCAATCACTGATCTACCATGCATCACCCGGCCCTGTCCATGGTCATGGATGTATCCTCCTATCACCGTAGCTTAGTTTGATTAGCTTGCATCAAGTGACATCAAGTTCTACAGCAACAACGAACTACTTAACGTACATGCAAGAACGGAAGCTGCGTAGTAGCTTGTTGGCACGAGTCACCAGCAATGGCGATGGCGCGCGGCCGGCCGCCGGCCAATAGCTAGCTCAGAGCCAGAGCGCGCCGGCCTCCTTGAGGAGCGGGACGAGGGAGCCGTTGATGTGCGCGGCCATGACCCGGTCCATGGCGCCGACCAGCTTCCCGCCGATGAAGACGACGGGGACGACGGGCGCGCCGGCGGGGCCGTAGCCGAGGAGGCGGGCGAGGGCGCGCTCCAGCTCGCGTCCCCGTGGGTCCAGATCCAGCTCGTGCACCGTCGGGTGCACGCCCATGCCGCAGAAGAGCCGCTTCACGGCGTGACACATGCAGCAGCTGCTCACGCTGAACACCACCACCGCGCTCTCCGACGCCAGCCGCtccacgcgcgccaccgcgctCTCCGCCATCGGCgtcgctgccaccgccgccggcaTGTACCACGCCTGCTCCGCCGCCGCGTACTGCATTGTCGCTCGCTACTGAACGTGAAAGGCGACCACACGCAGCAAGTTGTGCGAGGAGCTAGCTAGTCTGCTGGCTGGCTGGAAGCAAAGGCTGGCAATGAGCTGCTGAGGTGAGAGCTTGAGGTCTTGGTGAGTGCTGAGCAGGAAGTGAAAGGGGTATGTATATATAGAGGAGGGAGGGGGTGGTTTGGTAATTTGGGGGAGGCAGGGAAAGAAGGATAGGCACTTCCAAGCCAATGAGGTATTTTTGGGGTTGTAAGCCAATGCCGATTTTCCCTCTCTTTCTTGTTTGCCACTAGTACTTATTTTATTGTCCAATGTCAATGATGTGACGATTTCAGACTAGCAGGAGCAGTAACTTGATACTGTAGTTAGTTATAGTAACCACCAGTCACCGAGAAGTAATGATCTTTAGTTTGGCCGTAATTATAGTTTAACTTTGATGCTTGGATATGTAGCGAACATGGAGTAGCTGGGAAAGAAGTGAAACATGTCAGCTTCAGCCAAAACGTCCATTGTAGTGGTAGCTTTCAGCTGGCCTTCTTAATTGAGTTTTTTTTCCCTTGTTTGAGATGATTTAGTTGAGTTCATAATCCAcgttgaaaaaaaaaaactatttccaGCATCTGCAAAGATTGATCTAACAGTACTGTTTCGCCAATCCCATATGTTGTGCTGCATGGAGACAGGCAACTGGATGAATCGAACGCTAGGCTTTTCATGCCATTGCcggcagtggcggatccaggatgagcacctcaggggggctaatcaatagagatttagaacaaatatCGAAGATTAATGATGAAATCACGTTTTTTCTACAGTAATTCTACAGTAATATCAATGCAAAATCACTCTccgggggggctgcagcccccccagccccccccccccccctggatCCGCCAATGATTGCCGGAACACTGCAAGTGTATTACATCACGTAGATGTCCCTTTGTCCCCCTTGCCTTTGCGCATACCACTTTTCTGTGGCACAGCCTGTCTTTATCACTGCAAAGTGAAGGCATTCCTGAAAATTTGTTGGAAGATTTGACGGCGAGAGGGAGTGGAAAGCCATGCAAAGACCGGCTTTTCCTTCCACTTCACTTCAACGAGTCTTCAGCCTATATTTTACAGTCTTCAACCTATCTTTGACGAGTCATTTTAGGTAAAAAAAATTTCTCAAAATGACATAAACAACAAATAATGAtactttttttttaaatgacaatgTCTAACAGTGGTTCAGATGTTGCATTTGAGCAACAAACTGTAAAATATAAAGGTTAGCAATTTAGCATGAGACTAGCAAACGTGCATGTCCGTTGCAACGGACTCAAACATATAGGAATCGGACTTCGTATAATTGCTAAATGCTAGTTGTTCTAACTCATATGAGCGTGGATCACATGCGAGGTACGGAGGGTGCGATCTAATACGTATTGAAATCAGATTTCGTATCGATCATCACTAGATGTGACTTGTTCTAAACTCTTATGAAAAAGAACATCAACGTTCGTTAACAATTTATTTGTGTGTTGTCTTATTTCTGTTTTGAGATTTTCTCGATTAAAAATGAGTCAAGCTCAAACTTAAGCTAAAAGTTACTAGCCTCATGAGCTCAAGCAAAACGTATGTATTTCAAATTTGTTGTCCAATGCAAATCTTCGATCGGAGCCTACAAAACAGACAATTGCTCGAGCCCAATTACTATATAGACACTGGTTCCCTAAGATTATACTAGTCCTATTTGATAAACAACTTAAGGCTCACAAACTACTTGTGTTATAGACTCACCTTGGCCTCGATTCAAGATTTGCGCATctttgtaactaagttagaagAGTTTAACCAAACAAGCGACACTTGTGACAAGCGCCCTAGGAGGTCTATAGGACTACAACAGGAGGCTGGACCACCCTAGCATATAAATTTAAGTTTCAATATTACACAAATGGTAGACGACCAAGTTTAGGCGGTGACGCCACCTAAGAGGTTGGCTTATgtctctgctgctgctgcgcaaCCTAGTTCCGACGTCCAGGAAGAGCGCACCTAGCGTGCTTCGACGTTGGAAGCTTTCATCCCAGCGTTGAAGAGCCCCTCGTGGGCCTTACGTCCCGACACGCTGGGCGTTGATAGTCCAGTGGCCAAGCCCATACACTGCATGACAGGGACCCCATATCTTTTGGAAAAAGGCACCTAAGAGAGGCTCTGAGCCGCCTGCTCCACAACGGGAGCACCGACTTAGCAGGTGACGGCCGCTTGGGAGGCTAATGAATTAACGAGGAGTCGACATTTTTGGCACTCGGTTGGTGAAGCTCTTGAAACGTCGTGCGGCGGGTTGTCACTGTCCTCAGTCGAATGGTTGTTCCACGACAGCGTATTGAGTAGGTTAACGTCCGCCGTGGGCTTGACCGGACCCAAAGCCTGTTGGATAGCCTGCCTCGTCCTCCGTAGATATATCAACTCTCGAAAGCTCCCCCTTCCCTTGAGCGCCCCCAACGAGCAACTCGGGGTGACCTCGCCTGCGCCCTAGGCACCCTTCCTTCCCCGCCCCCCCTCCGGCCACCGTCGTCAGCCTCTCGTGCGCAGCGACGGTGTCAGATGATTTAGCTTCGGTAATGCCTAGCAACGTGATCGCGTAGacggaatcagatggta encodes:
- the LOC136473819 gene encoding glutaredoxin-C3, yielding MQYAAAEQAWYMPAAVAATPMAESAVARVERLASESAVVVFSVSSCCMCHAVKRLFCGMGVHPTVHELDLDPRGRELERALARLLGYGPAGAPVVPVVFIGGKLVGAMDRVMAAHINGSLVPLLKEAGALWL